In Deltaproteobacteria bacterium, a genomic segment contains:
- a CDS encoding calcium-binding protein has product MKYNHVFLIALLTLFITPQTPVTADPENKTNEEAEVSKDDVVIGKEGDDRINTGDGNDNIAGKGGDDFIEAGEGDDLISGGEGDDKILGGPGDDYIIGGDGNDTVDDGAGNDFINLGDGNDTFVYNVKNNLEFTDYAVGGEGDDTLVIVKEDIDELMKNEIIKYYEKQKMVGADIVHMGKFDISLGVSQFEHVVVATSFSF; this is encoded by the coding sequence ATGAAATATAACCATGTGTTCTTGATTGCACTTCTTACGCTTTTTATAACCCCGCAAACCCCTGTTACCGCCGATCCCGAAAATAAAACAAACGAAGAAGCGGAGGTAAGCAAAGACGATGTCGTAATCGGCAAGGAGGGAGATGACAGGATAAATACGGGCGATGGCAACGACAACATTGCCGGAAAAGGGGGAGACGATTTTATAGAAGCGGGTGAGGGAGATGACCTGATTTCGGGCGGCGAGGGGGACGATAAAATTCTGGGCGGTCCCGGTGATGATTATATCATTGGCGGGGACGGCAACGATACTGTTGACGACGGGGCCGGTAACGATTTCATTAACCTCGGAGATGGTAACGACACCTTTGTGTACAATGTCAAAAACAATCTCGAATTTACGGATTACGCAGTCGGCGGGGAAGGGGATGATACGCTTGTAATCGTGAAGGAAGATATTGATGAGCTCATGAAAAACGAAATCATCAAGTACTATGAGAAGCAAAAAATGGTAGGCGCCGACATTGTCCATATGGGCAAATTCGACATTTCTTTGGGAGTAAGTCAGTTTGAACATGTGGTAGTTGCGACCAGTTTTTCATTTTAG
- a CDS encoding glycosyltransferase family 2 protein codes for MCNLTQKRIPVSIVMPVFNEEGVIEKVVRDYHAEIVRQLPGSEMVVVNDCSTDSTPVILRNLARELEGVKILQTEKNSGHGKALRLAYENAKRDLIFHTDSDYQFDPKDFWKLYRESEGNDLVIGYRAVRHDPIPRLLITNILRLSNMFLFGFNIRDANSPFRIVRKDCLDECFNAIDPDAFAPSIMLAVTARWKGYRVKEVAVTHLPRLTGEVSIKKWKLLKVCFLSLSQNLKLRKALRNSCKHR; via the coding sequence TTGTGTAACCTGACTCAAAAAAGAATCCCGGTTTCGATTGTGATGCCGGTTTTTAATGAAGAAGGGGTAATAGAGAAGGTTGTCCGCGACTACCATGCGGAAATTGTTAGACAGCTTCCCGGCTCTGAAATGGTTGTGGTAAATGACTGCTCAACAGATAGCACTCCGGTAATTTTGAGAAATCTGGCTCGTGAGTTGGAAGGAGTGAAGATTCTACAAACTGAGAAGAACTCCGGCCATGGTAAAGCGCTTCGTCTTGCGTATGAAAACGCCAAGCGCGACTTAATTTTTCATACGGACAGCGATTATCAATTTGATCCAAAAGATTTTTGGAAGCTCTATAGAGAATCAGAGGGTAACGATCTTGTAATCGGCTATAGAGCAGTACGCCACGACCCAATCCCTCGTCTGCTCATTACCAATATCTTGAGGCTATCCAACATGTTCTTATTCGGTTTCAATATTAGAGATGCTAATAGTCCTTTCAGGATCGTGCGAAAAGACTGTCTGGATGAGTGTTTTAATGCGATCGATCCCGATGCATTCGCACCTTCCATTATGCTGGCTGTCACGGCGAGGTGGAAAGGTTATCGTGTCAAAGAGGTAGCTGTAACCCATCTTCCCCGGCTGACTGGTGAGGTGTCGATTAAAAAGTGGAAACTGCTTAAAGTCTGCTTTCTCTCGCTATCACAAAATTTGAAATTGAGGAAGGCGCTTAGAAATTCTTGCAAGCATCGTTGA
- a CDS encoding family 43 glycosylhydrolase, with translation MSTIKYIVTSLVLVILIICLFILGVYMQETNGGWIKFKRNPVLGGKLGTVFDVSVLKEGNLYRMWFSWRPKDSIALTESKDGVHWSEPVIVLRPNKTSGWENKVNRPVILKHSDKYHMWYTGQTDNNSYIGYAVSPDGIKWTRGSDKPVLSPDRPWEKVAVMGPHVLWDEKEQIFKMWYSGGEQYEPDAIGYATGTDEYTWIKYPEPIFLPSEGFGWDSYKVTGGQILQLDGWYIMFYIGFKDIDHAMIGLARSPDGIDNWERHPANPIIKQGGYRAWDSDAVYKPFAIKSDNLWYLWYNGRRGGTEQIGLATHKKEDFAFDEAN, from the coding sequence ATGAGCACGATTAAATACATAGTTACTTCTCTTGTATTGGTAATATTGATAATTTGTTTGTTTATCCTTGGTGTATATATGCAGGAAACAAATGGCGGCTGGATAAAGTTTAAGAGAAACCCTGTGCTCGGAGGAAAACTGGGCACAGTGTTTGACGTTTCTGTTTTGAAGGAGGGAAATCTATACCGTATGTGGTTTTCATGGCGCCCGAAGGACAGTATAGCTCTGACCGAGAGTAAAGACGGCGTACACTGGAGTGAACCGGTAATTGTGCTCAGACCGAATAAGACTTCAGGATGGGAGAATAAGGTGAATCGACCAGTAATTTTGAAACATTCCGATAAGTACCATATGTGGTATACGGGGCAAACTGATAATAACTCATACATTGGGTATGCAGTTAGTCCGGACGGTATAAAATGGACGAGGGGTAGTGATAAACCCGTACTCTCTCCAGACCGGCCATGGGAAAAGGTCGCCGTTATGGGTCCACATGTCCTCTGGGATGAAAAAGAGCAGATATTCAAAATGTGGTACTCAGGTGGTGAGCAGTATGAACCGGATGCGATAGGATATGCTACAGGCACCGATGAATATACATGGATAAAGTACCCGGAACCTATATTTCTGCCATCCGAGGGCTTCGGATGGGATAGTTACAAAGTTACCGGAGGACAGATACTCCAGCTCGATGGATGGTATATAATGTTTTACATCGGCTTTAAAGACATTGACCACGCTATGATAGGTCTTGCGCGTTCGCCTGATGGAATAGATAATTGGGAAAGACACCCGGCAAACCCTATTATCAAACAGGGTGGTTATAGGGCTTGGGATAGCGATGCGGTCTATAAACCCTTTGCAATTAAGAGCGATAACCTTTGGTATCTCTGGTATAATGGCCGGCGCGGCGGTACTGAACAGATAGGTCTAGCTACACATAAAAAGGAAGATTTTGCATTTGACGAAGCAAATTAG